A window of the Emys orbicularis isolate rEmyOrb1 chromosome 1, rEmyOrb1.hap1, whole genome shotgun sequence genome harbors these coding sequences:
- the ZNF697 gene encoding zinc finger protein 697, whose translation MEREEELCAPVLQDSEEREILFGASTGDSESVNENDEKNPQEDGPENVKQYGTISEGFEENVFQSPEEEEAYEGQYMSETQQGDLPGKILGNSVHPERDLEALQGIIIHQRIPIGERPYVYTECGESFSQSSNLTQHEITQTGEKPHKCTECNKSFSWRSDLIKHQRTHTGEKPYICSECGENFSVSSHLFTHKRTHTGERPFHCNECGKSFSRNSHLINHQRIHTGEKPFECTQCGKSFSDFSTLTQHQRTHTGEKPYVCVECGKSFIQSSHLVRHRRIHTGEKPYKCAECGKSFRYKSHLAQHHKLHME comes from the exons ATGGAACGAGAGGAAGAGCTGTGTGCTCCAGTTCTCCAGGACTCCGAGGAAAGAGAGATCCTCTTTGGGGCCTCCACAG GAGACAGTGAGAGTGTGAATGAGAATGACGAGAAGAACCCCCAGGAAGATGGTCCTGAGAATGTGAAACAGTATGGGACGATATCAGAGGGGTTTGAAGAGAATGTCTTCCAgagccctgaggaggaggaggcctaTGAGGGCCAGTACATGTCAGAAACACAGCAGGGAGACCTTCCTGGTAAGATACTGGGTAACTCCGTTCATCCAGAAAGAGATTTGGAGGCTCTCCAAGGTATCATCATCCACCAGAGAATTCCTATAGGGGAGAGACCCTATGTATATACTGAATGTGGGGAGAGCTTCAGTCAGAGCTCGAACCTTACACAGCATGAGATAACTCAGACAGGAGAGAAACCTCATAAATGTACTGAATGTAACAAAAGTTTCAGTTGGCGCTCAGACCTAATTAAAcaccagagaacccacacaggtGAGAAACCCTACATATGTAGTGAATGTGGGGAAAACTTTAGTGTGAGCTCTCACCTTTTCACTCACaagagaacccacacaggagagagacccttccATTGTAAcgaatgtgggaaaagcttcagccggAACTCTCACCTTATTAACCACCAAagaatccacaccggagagaagCCCTTTGAATGTACTcagtgtgggaagagcttcagtGATTTCTCAACACTTACCCAGCACCAGAGAACCCACACGGGTGAGAAACCCTACGTATGTGttgaatgtgggaaaagcttcatccAGAGCTCACACCTCGTCAGGCaccggagaatccacacaggagagaaaccctataaatgtgctgagtgtgggaaaagctttcgATACAAGAGTCACCTTGCCCAACACCATAAACTCCACATGGAGTAG